Proteins encoded by one window of Rhizophagus irregularis chromosome 31, complete sequence:
- a CDS encoding uncharacterized protein (SECRETED:cutsite_CIS-RQ; SECRETED:prob_0.6429); SECRETED:SignalP(1-25) translates to MISCSNFNLLILVILVLILSKICISRQNQVEDRIEVLKELMRQRPLPINTINPRKKLHLYNFYCTVFYSHSEYLNVPNDPKLKVLVSKLFSEESKETKEYYQSIYKYLVESNKNNKSTYNHNNIKSKENDKSIRDYIIVEMESKENNKLAREYTIKSKENNGLIRDYTLKSKENNKLAREYIIEMESKENNKLAREYTIKSKKNNGLIRDYTLKSKENNKLAREYIIEMESKENTTFTVYSKNQKEKDERNKSSFLYNFLNFCFF, encoded by the coding sequence ATGATTAGTTGCTCCAACTTCAACTTATTGATTCTCGTTATCTTGGTTTTGATCCTTTCGAAAATATGCATTTCCCGTCAAAATCAAGTCGAGGATCGAATTGAAGTTCTAAAAGAATTAATGAGACAACGCCCTCTTCCTATAAACACTATAAACCCGCGCAAAAAACttcatttgtataatttttactgCACAGTATTTTATTCACATTCGGAATATCTTAATGTTCCAAATGACCCAAAACTAAAAGTACTtgttagtaaattatttagtgAAGAATCAAAAGAAACTAAAGAATATTACCAGTCAATATACAAATATCTTGtagaatcaaataaaaataataaatcaacttacaaccataataatataaaatcaaaagaaaatgataagtCAATTCGCGACTATATTATTGTAGAAATggaatcaaaagaaaataataagttaGCTCGcgaatatactataaaatcaaaagaaaataatgggTTAATTCGCGACTATACTTTAAAATCAAAAGAGAATAATAAGTTAGCTCGCgaatatattatagaaatggaatcaaaagaaaataataagttaGCTCGcgaatatactataaaatcaaaaaaaaataatgggtTAATTCGCGACTATACTTTAAAATCAAAAGAGAATAATAAGTTAGCTCGCgaatatattatagaaatggaatcaaaagaaaatactaCTTTTACAGTGTATAGTAAAAATCAAAAGGAGAAGGATGAAAGAAATAAGAgtagttttttatataattttttgaatttttgttttttttga